CCTtgtattgtctttttttccccctcttccaaCCTACTaatttcatctcccttccttcaGAAGAACACAGGCTTCTGAAGAACAGAGCCTAGCTAAGTCCTTTATACTTCTATCATATTTTCTTGCatatagtatgtacttaatagttgtttgaattaattaaaatataaactccttcagGGAAGAAACTTTGAtgccttaatatttttttctctacataGCACCTATAATATGCTTTTTAACATTATTGGTGTTAATAAAGGTTTAAAtcacatttattaaattgaataataTCATTTACAGTAGAGTCATTATTGAGTTATTGAGAAAGTTTAGGTTTTACATTGTTTATAAATTAATCCTAATTAAAGTTAAGTTTTAAGTTTACTTTTGCATTTTcaaggaagtgttttttttttgttttttttttggagtagGATTTGACCCAGCTTGGATTGGTCTAAAGAGTCACTGATCTGATGAACTATTAATTAGGAGAAAGAGCCATCAAGCCTTTTTTAATCCTATGGAActctttttacaattatttacaagatatatttacTATCATTTCCCCCCCTTCCAATTCTTTCGCCCCCTCACTCCTTTCACTCATATGAGAATTGCTGTTTCTCCCTATGAAAACTTTCTAGTTCAAAGATATTTCATGAAGTGCAAAAAATCTcaagggagaaatgaaaattttgcaatTTGTTACTAAAATTTAGTaacatttttagtaattttttttctggatgtcaCAATAACAGCTTCTCataatggggaaactgagtacctgcttttttgcctttgcCTTTGTGCtacaaaagaggaagaaagcCAAGTTTTTATTCTGGGGGAATCAGGTGCTAGTTTCAAAAATGTCACTCTTCTCAGAATTTGTTCCATTAGAACCAGAACAAAAGAGGACCTTTGGAATGCCCAAGACAGACTTGGGACACAGATCATATAATAACTCTGAAGTTCTTTAGTGAACTGAtataacttgaattttttttttccagagtccCAGTGTAAATTTTAGTAAGCACCATAATATTggctccttttccccctttcctatttaattttatgtttttaaaacacCACCACCTTCCCTGAAATTGAACTGCCTTTGTTGACCACATAGAGACCATTTTTGGAATTTGAAAGGTCCCCTTTTTCAAACCTTCAAACTAGAATGCTTGGCAGAAATAATTTACTTTCTGATTGTTCTCAGgtaggatttctttctttttttttttttttaatagcattttattttcccaaatacatgtaaagataattttcaacattcatttttgtaagacattatgttccaaatttttctccctcctttccttacctctcccctccccaagacagcaagcaatctgatatagattaaatatgtgcaattcttttaagcatattttcacatttgtcatattgtgcaagaaaaatcaaaccaaaaggaaaaaaatcatgaaaaagaaaaaacaaatgacaaaaaaaggtgaaaatactatgctttaatccatattaaatttctatagttctctctctagattttCCATCTTATCGAAATTGTGTTGAATCACATTGTTGAGGAAAGTCAAGTCCATTGATTCtcatataaccttgttgttactgtgtacattgtgTTCTTGGTTCTACTAGCTTTactcagtattagttcatgtaagtctttcgaggcttttctgaaatcaccctgttcatcattttttatagaataatttcattacattcatataccataacttattcagccattccttacctgataggcatccactccaATTTCCAATTTCAGGTAGCATTTCTAAAGCAGCCCAAACTAAGATCATGGTGTTATTTTAGAATTCAATCAGCATAGTAAAATTTAAGCCTTACCATTATCAGCATTGAATTTGTTAATTGCATCAgtgaggaaattttttaaaattaggcaaGTACTTTAGTATTAGAATacactaacattttttttaatctcattttcccaTTCCAACAGCTTACAGATTCAGAACTAATCAAACAATGTATAGATGAATGCACAGCAAGAATTGAAATAGGATTGCATTATCAAATCCCATATCCAAGACCAGTAAGTCTCAATCCAATCTCCAAATGTTGGTACTTATCCACTATATCACCCAAACCTGGTAATTTCTGAGCTTTCACATTCATGTGACTGGTGATTTCTGGGATGCATGATAACTACTACAAAGGCAGTTAATACAGGTTAGTCTCTAGATGTGGGGGTTCTTAACCGTGCCTTGAACTCTTTTGACAGTGTAGCAAAAACTATGGACCCCTTTTCAAAAtgtctcattcatttttttttaaatgttaaatttcaattagaagttAATGGAAATTAAGatctatttttcttgttcaaattCACTGACTTTCTAAAATCTCTATTTGAGGGTTCATAGGTAGAGGTCCATGGACCTCTACTTTAGAACCTCTACTCTATATTGAGATTGTCTATTCAGaaactgggggaaggggagggaaggagaacatCTGTAGAATGTTTTGCAAGTGAAGTAGTATTACCATTACTCTCTTAAaaagtttctttatattttcttttgtttatccaATGGTAGGGAATCTGGCTCACACACTACTATTTTAAGAAAGTCAAAGCATCATCCTTTGGTTTTCACTGTGACATGTATGTTTTTTCTTTATGCAGATTCACCTGCCTCCAATGGCCCTCACTCCCCTACAAAGTCGTGGACTTCAGAGCCAGGAGAAGCTAAGGAAACTGTCCAAACCATTGTATCTCAAGTCTCACAATGAAGTTTCTTAATCAAAGAAATAGATTCTCTATGTGAATTGAACTCTGAACCAGGCAGTGCCTGAACacaaaatgagatgataaattttttctccttaatttaaGTCTAGTCAGAGAAAGGAATGACAAAGAATAGTTTTTGCTATAATTTCTCTTAAACACTCAAAAATTAGGGTTATCCCTCTCATAACACTATTTTATATGTTCTTAAATTTATTAATACCAATGTGTTGCCACTGGGATAGGATTATGTTAACTCCCAAAAGTCATTCCTAATTATGATTTTAGTAACATTTTAGATGAAAGCATGAACATAGCAAAAAATTgggtttaaatttaaattttaaacattaaatttttttgaggaaATAAAAGCTGCAGATCAGAGATCTGTTAGCTTCTCTTGAAGTTCTTAAAATTACTGTTATCAGATACTAGCCTCAGATTTCTAAATCTCtagattttgttttgtgttttaagATATAGTAAAATAAGACTTTTTGTGTTTTAGttgttttactgatttttttttttggccttctattttccattatttattttccattaataTTCAAGTAGTCTTAATTTCTCCCTTTATTGCAACATCAGAATTCATCATATACACTCTAATTCCATCACCCTCTTAAACTACTATAGAAAATATCATAGTATCTCAGAAAAATttgggggagaaaggaaatatcCCATCTTTTCAGAAATTGGATATAGTGTATTTAATTCTATTCATTAAATGTATACGGTATACAAAGCAAATTCTAATACATACAACTTATAATTCTGACCTCAAAAGCCACACTGCAAACTTATAATAGGTAAAAGTAATCACTTTCTAATTGACAAC
This sequence is a window from Sminthopsis crassicaudata isolate SCR6 chromosome 1, ASM4859323v1, whole genome shotgun sequence. Protein-coding genes within it:
- the LYRM1 gene encoding LYR motif-containing protein 1 isoform X2 — protein: MFPQVVRSDLAYRTRPEMTTATRQEVLSLYRKIFRLARRWHAASGQMEDTIREKQYIINEARMLFQKNKNLTDSELIKQCIDECTARIEIGLHYQIPYPRPIHLPPMALTPLQSRGLQSQEKLRKLSKPLYLKSHNEVS
- the LYRM1 gene encoding LYR motif-containing protein 1 isoform X3; translated protein: MTTATRQEVLSLYRKIFRLARRWHAASGQMEDTIREKQYIINEARMLFQKNKNLTDSELIKQCIDECTARIEIGLHYQIPYPRPIHLPPMALTPLQSRGLQSQEKLRKLSKPLYLKSHNEVS